The nucleotide window CTATCTCTACACTTTTGTTATTCATGTTCATCTTCCTCCCTAGTATTATATTCAACCTCACATTTAGCCAAGTTGATTTATCCAATGGACCAAACAAACAAGATAGACAGCAACAGGAAAACGGTAGCCGACATCAGAACAGCATAGCGTGGCAATCTCAGCGTTACGTCCTTTTCCGGGTCAAGCAGACGTGAAATCCGCACATTTACGGATGTGTCTGCAAATGAAGATTGAACGGTCAGTTCTTTGGCTCCCCAAGGCTCAGGACAAGCCCGGAGCAGCTTGAGCAAAGCACTGCCAATGCCTGCCACATTGCCTGTACGCTCGATGGCCTCATTGTCCGCCAGAATCTCTCTCACGATATTGTAATGTTTCGAAGTATGCTTCAATACGGGAATATAAGGCATCATGATTGCAAATACCGATAACAGCGTCGTCTTCAGTGGGTCACGGTGCCACAGATGATGGACTTCGTGGTACACAACTGCGGTCTCCTCTTCAGCATCCAGCATCGTCAGAAGTCCTGTGGAGAGTACGATACAAGGTCTCCATAGACCAATTGTGAATGCAACCGGCGATGGCTTGTCCACCACAATGAATCCAGGCTGTCCGAGATGGTGATACCTGGACTCCATCTCGCGGGATAATGCACGAACCTCCATGGAGCGGAGTTTACGCACAGCTGCTCTCGTTTTCATCAT belongs to Paenibacillus sp. FSL H8-0079 and includes:
- a CDS encoding M56 family metallopeptidase gives rise to the protein MWKARSKLLFTVGFGIPLLVFMQMFMYAMYKIFGWDIPFNLLWLCNHWMSRLGWLSVGHFLLALVLLTFAGTGWLLTVRMMKTRAAVRKLRSMEVRALSREMESRYHHLGQPGFIVVDKPSPVAFTIGLWRPCIVLSTGLLTMLDAEEETAVVYHEVHHLWHRDPLKTTLLSVFAIMMPYIPVLKHTSKHYNIVREILADNEAIERTGNVAGIGSALLKLLRACPEPWGAKELTVQSSFADTSVNVRISRLLDPEKDVTLRLPRYAVLMSATVFLLLSILFVWSIG